Within Alphaproteobacteria bacterium, the genomic segment GCATTCCAGCGGTTTTGAAAGCCGCACCATCCAATCGACCGTGAGGCGGCGGGCGCCTTTTTCGAGCTTGTCAATCTGGCCCTTGCTTGTGCCTGCGGCATCGGCCAGCTGCTGCATGGTCAGGCCGCGGGCGCGGCGGAATTCCTTGATTCGGTTAAGCTGGCTCATGGGCCTCATGTGTACAAAATGAATACGGTTCTTGCAAATAGTATCCATATTGGATACAGTCCCGGTCCGCCTTCCGGGGAAGGTTGATTCAGGGAGGGGCGCGTTTCAGGCGGCGTTTATTTTAAAAGGAGGAACAGGGATGGCGGGCAAGCGGCATATCGTAAGGCGCGGCAAGCACCGGCTGCGCGGCGGCGCGAACGGGGCCGACCATGGCCCGGCCGAGCGCTGGCAGCATAGCGGGCGCGCGTTTGAATATACCGAACATGCGGGCGTGCTGGCGGCGCGGGCGCTTGAAGAAAACATCCTCGACCGGCTGGCGCTTTCGTGCCTGATTACCGACGAGCAGTGCGAGGCCGGGCTGAGGCTGCGGGCCGATTATCTGGGCGCACGGCTCGAAGCGCGGCAGATCGGCTGCTACAACCCGGCGCGCAGCATCAACAACGGCCATGATGGCGGCTATGAACGAAACGAGGCGGAGGAAGCGGCCTACCGCCGCTGGCGGCATGCGGTTCGGGCCATCGGCATCATCGATAGCGATACGATAGTCACCGTATGTTGCCATGACCGCGCGCCATGCGCGCACCAGCTGCCCGCACTATTGCGCGGCCTTGAAAGATTGCTGAAATGGTATGGATTGCGGAGCTAGCTAGACCAGCACGTCAACCCGGGCGCCGCGGCGGTTATTATCTTCCGCCCGTATTTCTTTTTCCACGGCGCGCTCGTTTTGCACTTCGCGTTGCGCTTCGGCTTGCAAGGCTTCGCGGCGCTGGTCGCGGTCATTGTTGCGCACCGGCTCGCGGCGCTCAACTTCGCGCGCGGGCGGCGGCGTGCGGATTTGCGCGCTCGTGGCAGACGTGACATCAGGCATGATGATCTCCCCTCTTCATGGCAAATGCGTTATGGATCCATTGTGCGACTGCGAAGCTAAGAAAATGTTAAGCCGCGCCAACAGGCCTGCATGCCCTTGAATTTCCTGCCCCCGTAAGAAACCGTTTACCATGATATCTGTTGTCGCCGGAAAGAAATACGATATGAACCCGGATAGCCGAGGGCTGCGCGGGCTCGTATTTTCACCGAATGCTTTTGTTTTTATCGATGTCGTGGGCGACGCATCCTGGTTTGCCGTACGGGATTGTTCCCGCTCTTCGTCACGTTCGGCGCGGGCTTGACGATTGCCGCCATGCGGCCCTGTCACATCGTGATAGAAAAAAACTTTACGCGCATTTTGCGCAGGAAATTCATGCACGCGCGCGCGGGTACGGCGTAAAAAGATGCGACCGCGCAAAAATTTCCTTGACCTTTATGCGCCGTTCGGCTATTGACTGTGGCAGAGGCCGTGCGCGCAAAGACGGAATCGGCCGGGAAAACGAAAAAACAAAAAAAGAAATTTCCGGGTTCGCTCGTTGCAACGGTTTTGAAGGTCATACCAGCCGCCTGATGCTTGTCAGGCGGTTTTTTCATGCGTTTTTCGCGCATTCTCAAACGTAAACATCATGGCCGGAGACAGCACAACGCAGGGCCTGCAACGGCTCAGGCGCAAACATGCCGCGCGGCCGCGCAAGAAAGCGTCGCGCGCAAAGGGCAAAACAGCGATTCGCACGCATGCCGGGATCGACCCCGGCCTGCCGATCGCGACATTGATCGAGCTGATGACAAGCAGCGACAGCGATAGCGCGCGGATCGCGGCGGCCAAGGTGCTGCTGGACCGCAGCTGGAAGGAAGGCGGCAACATGGCCGGCGAACAAGACGATCAGGGCAGACAAGACGGACAAAGCGCCGCAGGCGCAGACGGGCAGGAGCGGCTTGACGTTATCGCGGCAATATCGCGACTGCTTGACGAGCTTGCCGCTGCCAAGGCTGCACGCGACGCTGATGCGGCTGGCGTGGATAAGCAGGGCCCGGCCAAACCAGCTTCAACCGGCGGGTGACGCGCGCCTTTGGTATATCAGCGCGGGCCGGGGCTGGGGCAAAACCCTGGCGGGCGCGCAATGGCTGGCTGCCCGCGCGTTGTGGCATGACGGCGCACGCTGCGCCGTTGTGGCGCCGACCTATGCCGACGCGCGCGACACATGTGTCGAGGGGCCGAGCGGTTTGCTGACGATTTTGCCTCCCGGCTGCGTAGCGCAATGGAACCGCAGCAGCGGAGAGTTGTATTTTTTTAACGGCAGCCGCGCGCGCCTGTTTTCGGCCGACCAGCCGGAGCGGCTGCGCGGTCCGCAACATCATTATGCCTGGTGCGATGAATTTGCGGCATGGAACAGCGGGGAGGCGTTCGACCAGCTTTTGTTCGGGCTTCGGCTCGGGGATGCGCCGCGCGCCGTAATCACGACCACGCCGCGCGCGCGCCCCTGGGTTACAAGCCTGATGCAGCGCGCCGCGCGCGGCCTCGATGTGACGCTTACGCACGGTACGACCTATGACAACGCCGCCAATCTGCCGCCCGACGTGCTGGCGCAGTTGACGGAACGTTATGCCGGCACGCGCTTGGGCCGGCAGGAACTGATGGCGGAGTTGCTGGCCGACGATAGCGAAAGCATGTGGCAGCGTGCGCAGCTTGATGCGCTGCGCGTCGATGCCGCGCCCGCGCTGGTGCGCACCGTGGTCGCGATCGACCCGGCCATGAGCCATGGGCCGGACAGCGACGAAACCGGGATTGTCGCCGCCGGGCTGGGCGCGGACGGATTTTTCTATGTGCTGGCTGATGCCAGCCGCCGCGCGCGCCCCGAGATTTGGGCCGATGCGGCGCTGGAACTGTATCGCGCGCTGAACGCCGATTTGATCGTGGCGGAGGTGAATGCGGGCGGCGCGCTGGTCGAACAGCTTTTGCGCAGCCGCCAGGGAGGCGCGCGTTTCAAGGCCGTGCATGCGTTGCGCGGCAAGGTCGAGCGCGCGCTGCCCATCGCCGCCTTGTACGAACGCGGATGCGTACGGCACGCCGCCGCGTTGCCGGCGCTGGAATTGCAGATGACGCAGATGCGCTATGGCGGAGAGGATTCGGGCGGCTCGCCCGACCGGGTGGACGCGCTTGTGTGGGCGTTGACGGAACTTGCGGCGCACAACGCCGCGCCGCCGCGTGTGCGGATGATTTGACAACAGGACGGGAACAAACAAATGGCGATACGCGAATGGATCGGGAAGATCGTGCAGGCGGAGGCGGCCAAAACCAGCGCCGCCGGACCCGTCGTGGCATGGAGCAGCATCGGCCGCCCGCGCTGGACCCCGCGCCGCTATGACGCGCTTTCGGACGAAGGCTTCCGCAAAAACGTCGTGGCGTATCGTTGCGTTTCACTGCTTTCGCACGCCGTCGGCGCGATCCCGTTTTTGCTGTACGGCGCGGCGGGGGAAGAGATGGACCGCCACCCTTTGCTGCGGCTTTTGACGCACCCGAACCCGGGGCAGGACGGCACGGTTCTGCGCGAAAACATGGTCGCGCATATTTTGCTGGCCGGTAACGCCTATGTCGAGGCCGTACAGCCGGGCGACGATGCGCCGCCGCAGGAGCTTTATGTGCTGCGGCCCGATCGCATGCGCGTGGTGCCCGGCGCTGCGGGTTTACCGCTCGCGTACGAATACAGCGTGGGCGAACGCACCGCGCGCTGGCCTGCCGACCCGCTGACGGGGGCGAGCAACATTCTGCATCTGAAATCCTTTCACCCGCTCGACGACTGGTACGGCATGGCGCCGCTCGAAGCTGCGCTGATGGCGGTGGACCAGCACAATGCCGCCAGCGCATGGAACCAGGCCATGCTGAATAACGCCGCGCGGCCTTCGGGCGCGCTGGTGTTCGCACCGCGCGAAGGGCCCGCGACCCTGAGCGACGAGCAGGTACGGCGCTTGAAGGAAGAATTGAACGAACATTACCAGAGCGCGCGCAACGCCGGGCGGCCCTTGATCCTTGAAGGCGGGCTGGAATGGCAGACGATGTCGCTTTCGCCCGTGGATATGGACTGGCTTGCGGGGCGCGATGCGGCGGCGCGCGATATTGCGCTCGCGTTCGGCGTGCCGGCGCAGCTTGTCGGCATCCCCGACGCGCAATCCTACGCCAACATGCAGGAAGCGCGGCTGGCTTTGTACGAGGAAACCGTTCTGCCGCTGGCGGAGCGGCTGGTCGGCGCGCTTAACCACTGGCTTGCACCCATGTTCGGGGACGGGTTGCGGCTTGCGATCGACCGCGACGAGATCGCTGCGCTGACGCTGCGCCGCGACACGCTGTGGGACAAGTTGCAGGGCGTGAGTTTCCTGACCGTCAACGAAAAACGCCATGCGGTCGGCTATGCGCCTCTGCCCGGCGGCGACCGGCTTGAAGATGCGCCGCCCAGGAAAAAGAAAGGAAACCCATAATGGAACATCTGACGCGAACGCTTGCGATCAAGGATATTAGCGGCAGCGGGATTTTTACCGGCTACGCCAGCGTGTTTGGCATGCGCGACGACCATAACGAAACCGTGGCGGCGGGCGCTTTCGTGCGCACGCTGCAGCGCTGGCGGCAACAGGGGCGCATGCCCGCCTTGCTGTGGATGCACGACCCGGGCCAGCCCGTGGGCATCTGGCAGGATTTGCGCGAAGACGAAAACGGCCTTGCGGTGCAGGGCCGGCTCGCGCTGCGCACGCAAAAGGGAATGGAGGCGTACGAGCTTTTGAAGCTCGGGGCCGTGACCGGGCTTTCGATCGGCTACCGCGTGGTTGAAAGCCGCGTGGCGCCTGCCGCCAAGGCGGGCCGCCCCGGCAGGCTTTTGACCGACATCGATCTGTTCGAAATTTCACTGGTTACCTTTCCGGCCAACGACGCGGCGCGCATTCACCATGTGAAAGCGCCGATCGCCGGTCCGAAAAACGCCAGCGGCGCCATGCGGGCGGCTGCTGCGCGGCTGAACCGTGCCGCCCGCACACTCGGGACGGCGGCGGACGGAAAAACCGCGCCGCGCGGCTCCGGCAACAAGGAAGGAAAGAAAGTATGATCGATATGAATGACGTACAAACGGCGGCCGAGACGCTCGGTCGCGCGTTCGAGGAGTACAAGGATACCAACGACCGGCGCCTGAGCGCGCTGGAAAGCAAGGGCAGCACCGACGTTTTGTACGACGACAAGCTGCGCCGGCTCGATGGCACCATCACCACGCTGCAGACCGACATCAGCCAGATGAAAACGGCGATGCGCCGCCCCGCCGGCGCAACCGCGCTGCCGCAGCCGCGCGAGGAAAGCGAATACAAACAGGCTTTTCTGCGCTACGTGACCAAGGGCCACGATCAGGACCTTGCCGCGCTGCAAAGCAAGGCTTCGGTGCTGACCGACCCCGAGGGCGGCTATAGCGTACCGGCAGAACTTTCCGAGCGGATCGTCACGCGCCAGTTCGACACCACGCCGATGCGCCAGCTCGCGACCGTGATGAGCGTTTCATCGGACGCGGTCGAAATGCTGCGCGATACCAACGAGGCCGAAGCCAGCTGGGTTTCCGAACTCGCGACCCGCAGCGATACCGATCAGGGCAGCATCGGGCGCATACGCATCCCGGTGTTCGAGCTGCACGCGCAGCCGCGCGCGACCCAGAAGCTTCTGGACGACGCGGTCATCAATATCGAGGAGTGGATGATCGGCAAGGTCGCCGACCGCTTCGCGCGGCGCGAGAACGCGGCCTTTGTGACCGGCGATGGCGTGACGCAGCCGCGCGGCTTCACAAGCTACACCACGGCCGCGACCGGCGACGCCACCCGTTCGTGGGGCGTGCTTGAGCATGTGAACACCACGGCCGACGGCGCTTTTCCCGCCAGCAACCCAGCCGACAAGCTGATCGAGCTGATGCACAAGCTGAAGGCCGGCTACCAGCCCAAGGCCGCATGGCTGATGCCGCGCGCGGTTTCGGAAGCGATCCGCAAGTTCAAGGAAAACACCACCAGCGCCTATATATGGCAGCCGGGCCTGCAGGCCGGGCAACCCGCCACGCTGCTGGGTTTCCCGATCCACCTTGCCGAAGACATGCCGACGCTGGCGGCGGGCAGCCTTTCGCTCGCTTTCGGCAATTTCGGGGACGGCTACACGATCGTTGACCGTATCGGCGTGCGCATCTTACGCGATCCGTACACGGCGGCGCCGTTCGTGAAGTTCCGCTGCTCGAAGCGTGTAGGCGGCGATGTCACCAACTTCGAGGCGATCAAGCTGCTTCGCTTCTCGGCAACATAAAACCCAGGAAAGACAAAGGAGAAAAAGACAATGGCAACACGTGATCTTGCAAACAACGTGGACGTGGCGCAAAGCCTCGTGCCCGCCGCGCGCAGCGCGACCGGCACCGGCAGCGCCATTGATCTGCGCGGCTATGGCAGCGCGATGGTGGTGGTCAGCTTCGGCGTATGGACCGACGGCACCCACACCCCTTCGCTGGAACATTCGGTGGACGGCACCAGTTTTTCGGCGGTCGGCACTGCCGACATCAGCGGAACCTTCAGCGCCGTCAGCGGCACGGGAGGCAGCAACACGGTGCAACGCGTCGGCTATATCGGGGAGCGGCGCTATGTGCGCGCCCTGATGACGGTGACGAGCGGCACTTCGGGCGCGCTTTCGTCCGTCAACATCGCGCGCGGCCATCCGCACAATGCGCCGCTTGCCTAAAGGGCAAGCCAGCCGCGGATGGCGGGGGAAGGGGCCTATGTGCCCCTTCCCCCTTTTTATTTTCCAACATTGCAAGGGGGTATCATGCGTACCACTGTCGTTAATCTGCTCGATAACCTGCCGGTGACGATCGCCAGCGGGCAATCGATCACGTCCGATCTCAATCTCGGCGGCCTGCGCCTGTTCGGCATCGTCATGCCCGCAAGCTGGACCGCCGCCAACCTGACCTTCCAGTCCAGCCACGATTACGGCATCACCTGGAACAATGTTTATGACAAACAGGGCACCGAATATAACATTACCGCCGCGGCTGCGCGTTTCATCCTGATCGACCCGGTCGATTTCGCTTCGCTGCAATATCTGCGCTTGCGTAGCGGCACTTCGGGCACGCCGGTCAACCAGGCAGCCGACCGCACCGTCAATTTCGTTCTGCGTTCGATCTAGGCGGCCCGGCGTGATGACATTCTTGCCGCTCATGCGCAGACGGGGGATCAAACCCGCCTTCCAGCTTTCGTTTCAGGGCGCGTTCCCGGCCGCGCTAAGCTTCAGCCGCTCTTCGCTCGGCTGGCGCTTTAACGCAAGCGGGCAGCTCGAAGAAATGGGCACCAATACCGCGCGCATCAACCACGACCCCAACACCGCGCAGGTGCTTGGCGCGATGCTGGAAGAAGAGCGTACGCAAAGGCTTTACTACACGCGCGATTTTTCGAACGCGCTGTGGGTCAAAACCAATTGC encodes:
- a CDS encoding ATP-binding protein, yielding MRLAWISRARPNQLQPAGDARLWYISAGRGWGKTLAGAQWLAARALWHDGARCAVVAPTYADARDTCVEGPSGLLTILPPGCVAQWNRSSGELYFFNGSRARLFSADQPERLRGPQHHYAWCDEFAAWNSGEAFDQLLFGLRLGDAPRAVITTTPRARPWVTSLMQRAARGLDVTLTHGTTYDNAANLPPDVLAQLTERYAGTRLGRQELMAELLADDSESMWQRAQLDALRVDAAPALVRTVVAIDPAMSHGPDSDETGIVAAGLGADGFFYVLADASRRARPEIWADAALELYRALNADLIVAEVNAGGALVEQLLRSRQGGARFKAVHALRGKVERALPIAALYERGCVRHAAALPALELQMTQMRYGGEDSGGSPDRVDALVWALTELAAHNAAPPRVRMI
- a CDS encoding phage portal protein; amino-acid sequence: MAIREWIGKIVQAEAAKTSAAGPVVAWSSIGRPRWTPRRYDALSDEGFRKNVVAYRCVSLLSHAVGAIPFLLYGAAGEEMDRHPLLRLLTHPNPGQDGTVLRENMVAHILLAGNAYVEAVQPGDDAPPQELYVLRPDRMRVVPGAAGLPLAYEYSVGERTARWPADPLTGASNILHLKSFHPLDDWYGMAPLEAALMAVDQHNAASAWNQAMLNNAARPSGALVFAPREGPATLSDEQVRRLKEELNEHYQSARNAGRPLILEGGLEWQTMSLSPVDMDWLAGRDAAARDIALAFGVPAQLVGIPDAQSYANMQEARLALYEETVLPLAERLVGALNHWLAPMFGDGLRLAIDRDEIAALTLRRDTLWDKLQGVSFLTVNEKRHAVGYAPLPGGDRLEDAPPRKKKGNP
- a CDS encoding HK97 family phage prohead protease, giving the protein MEHLTRTLAIKDISGSGIFTGYASVFGMRDDHNETVAAGAFVRTLQRWRQQGRMPALLWMHDPGQPVGIWQDLREDENGLAVQGRLALRTQKGMEAYELLKLGAVTGLSIGYRVVESRVAPAAKAGRPGRLLTDIDLFEISLVTFPANDAARIHHVKAPIAGPKNASGAMRAAAARLNRAARTLGTAADGKTAPRGSGNKEGKKV
- a CDS encoding phage major capsid protein — encoded protein: MIDMNDVQTAAETLGRAFEEYKDTNDRRLSALESKGSTDVLYDDKLRRLDGTITTLQTDISQMKTAMRRPAGATALPQPREESEYKQAFLRYVTKGHDQDLAALQSKASVLTDPEGGYSVPAELSERIVTRQFDTTPMRQLATVMSVSSDAVEMLRDTNEAEASWVSELATRSDTDQGSIGRIRIPVFELHAQPRATQKLLDDAVINIEEWMIGKVADRFARRENAAFVTGDGVTQPRGFTSYTTAATGDATRSWGVLEHVNTTADGAFPASNPADKLIELMHKLKAGYQPKAAWLMPRAVSEAIRKFKENTTSAYIWQPGLQAGQPATLLGFPIHLAEDMPTLAAGSLSLAFGNFGDGYTIVDRIGVRILRDPYTAAPFVKFRCSKRVGGDVTNFEAIKLLRFSAT